A DNA window from Zonotrichia albicollis isolate bZonAlb1 chromosome 2, bZonAlb1.hap1, whole genome shotgun sequence contains the following coding sequences:
- the SLC37A1 gene encoding glucose-6-phosphate exchanger SLC37A1, whose amino-acid sequence MAQLPPGIRFITSFSRDQWYRAFIFSLTFLLYASFHLSRKPISIVKGELHKHCASQVELDSYKEYAAQIQPVKKPFNASQCGWEPFDKSNYKQLLGALDYSFLCAYAVGMYLSGLIGERLPIRYYLTGGMLASGLFTAMFGLGYFYNVHNLWFYIMAQIANGLVQTTGWPSVVTCIGNWFGKGRRGLIMGVWNSHTSVGNILGSLIAAYWVSSCWGLSFVVPGLIVALMGVLCFLFLIEHPKDVSCSCTPSSSSKTFLNGASRCRIQMPALNAKENGKPQDAEMQHLLSDSENCSVATGEGRHGTSAISFLGALRIPGVVEFSLCLLFAKLVSYTFLFWLPLYITNVEHLDAKRAGDLSTLFDVGGIFGGILAGLISDRLEKRASTCGMMLLLAAPTLYMFSAVSKMGLEATIVMLLISGALVNGPYALITTAVSADLGTHKSLKGNARALSTVTAIIDGTGSVGAALGPLLAGLISPSGWNNVFYMLMVADACALLLLLRLIQKELQCHADHTLFKEH is encoded by the exons ATGGCTCAGCTTCCTCCTGGGATCCGTTTCATCACTTCATTCTCACGAGATCAGTG GTATAGagctttcattttctctctcaCCTTCCTGCTGTATGCCAGCTTCCATCTTTCAAGGAAACCTATCAGTATAGTGAAG GGAGAGCTGCATAAGCATTGTGCAAGCCAAGTTGAACTTGACTCCTACAAAGAATATGCAGCCCAGATCCAGCCTGTCAAAAAGCCATTTAATGCCTCTCAGTGTGGATGGGAGCCATTTG ATAAGAGCAACTACAAACAGCTACTGGGAGCTCTGGATTACTCATTTTTGTGTGCATATGCAGTTGGGATGTATTTAAG TGGCCTCATCGGAGAGCGGCTGCCCATCCGCTACTACCTGACAGGGGGGATGCTGGCCAGTGGACTCTTCACTGCAATGTTTGGATTGGGTTATTTCTATAATGTGCACAATCTCTGGTTTTACATCATGGCCCAG ATAGCCAATGGCTTGGTGCAAACCACTGGCTGGCCAAGTGTCGTTACATGTATTGGCAACtggtttggaaaaggaag gAGAGGTTTGATCATGGGAGTCTGGAATTCCCACACCTCAGTGGGGAATATCTTGGGATCCTTGATTGCTGCTTACTGGGTGTCCTCGTGCTGGGGTCTCTCCTTTGTGGTGCCTGGGCTCATCGTGGCTCTCATGGGGGTTCTTTGTTTCCTGTTCCTCATTGAAC ATCCTAAAGATGTCAGTTGCTCctgcacaccatccagt agtTCTAAAACCTTCCTGAATGGTGCCTCTCGGTGCAGGATCCAGATGCCAGCCTTAAATGCTAAAGAAAATGGCAAACCTCAg GATGCAGAGATGCAGCATTTGCTCAGTGACAGTGAGAACTGCAGCGTGGCCACTGGGGAAGGAAGGCATGGGACATCAGCCATCAGCTTCCTTGGGGCCCTGAGGATACCT GGAGTTGTGGAGTTCTCCCTTTGTCTCCTGTTTGCAAAGCTGGTGAGCTACACTTTCCTCTTCTGGCTTCCCCTCTACATCACAAATGTGG AGCATCTTGATGCCAAAAGAGCTGGGGACCTTTCCACGCTGTTTGATGTGGGTGGGATCTTTG GTGGGATCTTGGCAGGTCTGATTTCAGACAGGCTGGAGAAGAGAGCATCAACCTGTGGAATGATGTTGCTGCTTGCAGCACCCACA CTCTACATGTTCTCTGCAGTCAGTAAAATGGGCCTTGAGGCTACTATAG TGATGCTGCTTATCAGTGGTGCCCTGGTGAATGGCCCCTATGCCCTGATCACCACTGCTGTGTCTGCTGACTTG GGTACCCACAAGAGCCTGAAGGGGAATGCGCGGGCCTTGTCCACGGTGACGGCCATCATCGACGGGACTGGATCTGTGG GTGCAGCTTTGGGGCCTCTCCTGGCTGGCCTTATTTCCCCTTCTGGTTGGAACAACGTGTTCTACATGCTCATGGTGGCAGATGCATGTGCCTTGCTA